A window from Hymenobacter volaticus encodes these proteins:
- the ilvA gene encoding threonine ammonia-lyase IlvA: protein MEKEVAAPLAVTLENVEQAARNLKGVIYKTPLLQNHGLSRTYDATVLLKREDLQVVRSYKIRGAYHKMLTLPPISGEREIVCASAGNHAQGVAYACQLLGLKGYIFMPSATPAQKVDKVRLFGKEYVEVVLTGASFDDSFRSAREFCDERGSTFIHPFDDLAIVEGQATVGLEILKAATVPIDYCFMPIGGGGLASGVASVFRQLSPTTKLIGVQPLGAPSMYSAIRGNQHAALASIDSFVDGAAVKCPGQLTYEICRELLDEVVLVPEGQICQDLLKMYNEEGIVLEPAGTLTISALHQFREQIKGKTVVCVVSGSNNDITRMEDIKERAMQHQGLKHYFMVTFNQAPGALRRFVNNVLHEGDDIIQFQYIKKNNKEKGPVFIGVEVKQPHDVEGIKARMAEEGFAFEYLNGKQDFLALLV from the coding sequence ATGGAAAAGGAAGTAGCCGCGCCACTGGCCGTGACGCTGGAAAATGTGGAGCAGGCCGCGCGCAACCTGAAAGGCGTCATCTACAAAACCCCGCTGCTGCAAAACCACGGCCTCTCGCGCACTTATGACGCGACGGTGCTGCTGAAGCGGGAAGACTTGCAAGTGGTGCGCTCCTACAAGATTCGGGGCGCCTACCATAAGATGCTCACGCTGCCGCCTATTAGCGGCGAGCGGGAAATAGTGTGCGCCAGCGCCGGCAACCACGCGCAAGGCGTAGCCTATGCCTGCCAGCTGCTCGGCTTGAAAGGCTACATTTTCATGCCCTCCGCCACGCCCGCCCAAAAGGTGGACAAAGTGCGGCTCTTCGGCAAAGAATACGTGGAAGTGGTGCTCACCGGCGCCAGCTTCGACGATTCGTTTCGCTCCGCCCGCGAGTTCTGCGACGAGCGGGGCAGCACCTTCATTCACCCCTTCGACGACCTCGCTATTGTAGAAGGCCAAGCCACCGTCGGCTTGGAAATCCTGAAAGCCGCCACCGTCCCTATCGACTATTGCTTCATGCCCATCGGCGGCGGCGGACTAGCCTCGGGTGTGGCCAGTGTGTTCCGGCAGCTAAGCCCCACTACCAAGCTCATCGGCGTGCAGCCCTTGGGCGCACCTTCTATGTATTCCGCCATCCGCGGCAACCAGCACGCCGCCCTCGCCAGCATCGACAGCTTCGTGGACGGCGCGGCCGTGAAGTGTCCCGGTCAGCTGACCTACGAAATCTGCCGCGAGTTGCTAGACGAGGTAGTATTGGTACCGGAAGGCCAGATCTGCCAGGACTTGCTGAAGATGTACAACGAGGAAGGCATTGTGCTCGAACCGGCCGGTACGCTCACCATCTCGGCGCTGCACCAGTTTCGGGAGCAAATCAAGGGCAAAACGGTGGTGTGCGTCGTCAGCGGCTCCAACAACGACATCACCCGCATGGAGGATATCAAGGAGCGCGCCATGCAGCACCAAGGCCTCAAGCACTACTTCATGGTGACCTTCAACCAAGCCCCCGGCGCCCTCCGCCGCTTCGTTAACAACGTGCTGCACGAGGGCGACGACATCATACAATTTCAGTACATCAAGAAAAACAACAAGGAAAAAGGCCCCGTCTTCATCGGCGTCGAAGTCAAACAACCCCACGACGTAGAAGGCATTAAAGCCCGCATGGCGGAAGAAGGATTTGCTTTCGAATATCTAAACGGCAAACAGGATTTCCTGGCGCTGTTGGTATAA
- a CDS encoding dienelactone hydrolase family protein: MIGKLDKQQNLNNYLAALTYLRGRKDSNGKTGCVGFCWGGAMANSLAVADPKLNAAVAYYGTQPKAEDVPKIKATLLLHYAGLDERVNAGKDTYEAALKANNIKYKQYVYEGANHAFNNDSSPARYNPEAAKLAWDRTLKLFKEKLG; encoded by the coding sequence ATGATCGGCAAGCTGGATAAGCAGCAAAACCTAAATAACTACCTGGCCGCCCTCACCTACCTACGCGGCCGTAAAGACTCGAACGGCAAAACTGGGTGCGTGGGCTTCTGTTGGGGCGGCGCCATGGCCAACAGCCTAGCCGTAGCCGACCCCAAGCTCAACGCCGCGGTTGCCTATTACGGCACCCAACCCAAAGCCGAAGACGTGCCTAAAATCAAAGCTACCCTCCTACTCCATTATGCTGGCCTCGACGAACGGGTAAACGCCGGCAAAGACACCTACGAAGCCGCTCTCAAAGCCAACAACATCAAATACAAGCAGTACGTGTACGAAGGCGCTAACCATGCTTTCAACAACGATTCCTCCCCCGCCCGCTACAACCCCGAAGCCGCTAAACTCGCGTGGGACCGAACGCTAAAGCTATTCAAGGAGAAGCTGGGGTGA
- a CDS encoding dienelactone hydrolase family protein, translating to MDQRIINLFDEYTHAPLSRRDFLDRLHKLTGGAAMAAAALAVLEPGYAQAATVPEQTDDLVTEEVTWPGDAGVTMKGYLVHPKSKKKLGAVVVIHENRGLTPHIKDVTRRVAQAGYLALGVDALSVFGGRPPTRMKAAR from the coding sequence ATGGATCAGCGCATCATCAACCTCTTCGACGAGTACACCCACGCTCCGCTCAGCCGCCGCGACTTTCTGGACCGGCTGCACAAACTAACGGGTGGTGCCGCCATGGCCGCAGCGGCGCTGGCTGTGTTGGAACCCGGCTATGCCCAAGCTGCTACTGTGCCCGAGCAAACCGATGACCTCGTAACAGAAGAAGTAACGTGGCCAGGCGACGCTGGCGTGACTATGAAAGGCTACTTGGTGCACCCGAAGAGCAAGAAGAAACTAGGCGCTGTAGTGGTGATTCACGAAAACCGCGGCCTCACGCCCCACATCAAGGATGTGACGCGCCGCGTGGCGCAGGCGGGTTACCTGGCTTTGGGTGTTGACGCCTTATCAGTTTTCGGGGGACGCCCGCCAACGAGGATGAAGGCCGCACGATGA
- a CDS encoding cupin domain-containing protein: MSEKRYFRQQNPFVVPTTDGKLIEEHIGLASTQTAEYSVAHMVAPPQWSEPHQRPEFDEVTIVVRGRKRFEIDGDIVELGAGESLLIKAGARVRYSNPFDAECEYWSVCVPAFSPATVNREEE; this comes from the coding sequence ATGTCCGAAAAACGTTATTTCCGCCAGCAGAACCCGTTTGTAGTACCTACTACCGATGGTAAGCTCATTGAAGAGCACATTGGCTTAGCCAGCACCCAAACCGCCGAGTACAGTGTGGCTCATATGGTGGCACCGCCCCAATGGAGCGAGCCGCACCAGCGCCCCGAGTTCGACGAAGTAACGATAGTGGTGCGCGGGCGCAAACGCTTCGAGATTGACGGCGACATAGTGGAGCTTGGGGCTGGGGAGTCGTTGCTGATTAAGGCCGGCGCGCGGGTGCGCTATTCCAATCCGTTTGATGCCGAGTGCGAGTACTGGTCGGTGTGCGTGCCGGCGTTTAGCCCGGCTACCGTGAACCGGGAAGAAGAGTAA
- a CDS encoding Kazal-type serine protease inhibitor domain-containing protein, whose amino-acid sequence MRILLPLLALLLSGACQKQTSPTAATKPCIDPAKIRTDAMCTMQYDPVCGCDGKTYGNACTATNAGLTSFTPGACPDKK is encoded by the coding sequence ATGAGAATCTTACTGCCTCTGCTGGCTTTGCTGCTCAGTGGTGCCTGCCAAAAACAGACTTCCCCAACTGCTGCCACGAAACCTTGCATCGACCCGGCCAAAATACGTACGGACGCTATGTGCACCATGCAATACGACCCGGTGTGCGGCTGCGACGGTAAAACCTATGGCAACGCCTGCACGGCTACAAATGCCGGCCTCACCAGCTTCACCCCTGGCGCCTGCCCCGACAAGAAGTAG
- a CDS encoding YtxH domain-containing protein: MSYYEEEDNSGKILLAALAGAGAGIIAGLLMAPDKGKATREKIGSAATKYSGQLGEQLSKYTEDLDAKFKGYVEKLEDLGIGGAGSSLKLKGAWDDAKGKLKQQYAQLTDEDLEYAEGKSDELVGRLQQKLGKGKSEIVKLLNDL, encoded by the coding sequence ATGTCGTATTACGAAGAAGAAGACAACTCCGGCAAAATTCTCCTCGCTGCTTTGGCTGGTGCCGGCGCCGGCATTATTGCTGGTTTGCTGATGGCTCCCGACAAAGGCAAAGCTACCCGCGAGAAAATTGGCAGCGCCGCTACGAAATATAGCGGTCAGCTGGGCGAGCAGCTCTCGAAATACACCGAAGATCTGGATGCCAAGTTTAAAGGCTATGTAGAAAAGCTGGAAGATCTCGGCATCGGTGGTGCTGGTAGCAGCCTGAAGCTGAAAGGCGCTTGGGACGACGCCAAAGGCAAGCTGAAGCAGCAATATGCTCAGCTCACCGACGAAGACCTGGAGTACGCTGAAGGCAAAAGCGACGAGCTTGTAGGCCGTTTGCAGCAGAAGCTCGGCAAAGGCAAAAGCGAAATCGTGAAATTGCTCAACGATCTGTAA